One part of the Candidatus Mancarchaeum acidiphilum genome encodes these proteins:
- a CDS encoding APC family permease has protein sequence MEYTLNKVLGLRDAVIINLGAIIGAGIFVIIGLAIGRSGPAIILSILLSAFIAILTGLSFSEIARHTSKEGGVYEYGKEAFTPAAGFVGGLMWTFSNMIAISAVALSLGQYVDSFLSIKTPAMFFAIPAIVIFALLNIFGIKNSAKTLTALVALNIIILVLFIMFGLTHFAISNFTNFAPNGFNGILAGSALIFFAFTGFSRVTTIGDEVKDSEKTIPKAIVASILISAVIYIAIAVVAVGLLPYQDIASSAAPLSAAIAVLHNPIIDLIIAFGGITATAGVVLTGILGTSRVLFAMGRDNELPGQIAKIDRYSTPQVAIVLSAIIAIVFIYFVSFSTIVEASNAAVLIAYAIINVSALVLWNRLRKEEIKTNKLIRRSYFFIIPILSVITIAVTIAYLGYIALESSFVIFVAFSLIYLVKYGISKSGHGVSANEHVPYVSMVRLFGKSRSEFSKLVNSGRYKP, from the coding sequence TTGGAATATACTTTGAACAAGGTCCTTGGGCTAAGGGACGCAGTAATAATCAACCTTGGCGCAATAATAGGCGCAGGCATATTCGTCATAATAGGCTTGGCTATAGGAAGGTCGGGGCCTGCAATAATATTGTCAATACTCCTTTCGGCCTTCATAGCGATACTTACAGGATTGAGCTTCTCGGAGATTGCAAGACATACTTCAAAAGAAGGGGGAGTGTATGAATATGGAAAAGAGGCATTCACCCCAGCCGCAGGATTTGTCGGAGGCTTGATGTGGACATTCAGCAACATGATAGCGATATCCGCGGTTGCATTGAGCTTGGGGCAGTATGTAGATTCATTCCTGAGCATAAAAACCCCTGCCATGTTTTTTGCAATACCTGCAATAGTGATCTTTGCATTGCTGAACATATTTGGGATAAAGAATTCCGCGAAGACTCTCACAGCATTGGTTGCCCTGAACATAATCATACTTGTGCTTTTCATAATGTTCGGGCTTACGCATTTTGCAATCTCCAATTTTACTAATTTCGCCCCAAATGGTTTCAATGGAATTCTTGCTGGATCTGCATTGATATTCTTTGCATTTACCGGATTTTCAAGGGTCACGACAATTGGTGACGAGGTAAAGGATTCGGAGAAGACGATACCAAAGGCTATAGTGGCATCGATATTGATATCGGCCGTAATATACATTGCGATAGCCGTTGTCGCTGTTGGTTTGCTTCCCTACCAGGATATAGCTTCATCCGCTGCTCCTTTGTCTGCGGCAATAGCCGTATTGCATAATCCCATAATTGATCTAATAATTGCATTTGGAGGTATTACCGCAACGGCTGGCGTTGTTCTTACTGGGATATTAGGGACAAGCAGGGTGTTATTCGCAATGGGCAGGGACAACGAGCTTCCCGGCCAGATTGCAAAGATAGACCGGTATTCAACGCCTCAAGTAGCAATAGTGCTTTCCGCCATAATAGCAATAGTATTCATATACTTTGTATCGTTTTCAACAATAGTTGAGGCCTCCAATGCGGCTGTCCTAATAGCTTATGCGATAATCAATGTGTCCGCATTGGTATTGTGGAACAGGCTCAGGAAGGAGGAGATAAAGACAAACAAGCTGATAAGGAGAAGCTACTTCTTCATAATACCTATATTGTCCGTGATAACAATAGCGGTAACGATAGCTTACCTTGGCTATATCGCATTGGAGTCAAGCTTCGTAATATTCGTTGCTTTTTCCTTGATATATTTAGTAAAATACGGGATTTCCAAATCAGGCCATGGGGTATCGGCAAATGAGCATGTGCCATATGTCAGCATGGTCCGGCTTTTCGGAAAGAGCAGGTCGGAATTTTCGAAGCTTGTCAATTCCGGAAGGTACAAGCCTTGA
- a CDS encoding ATP-binding protein, translated as MDLSRIANQNPWWNDRSAIEKDEKVKTVLDTKGRIDVQLKEENQVLVGPRQLGKTTALKYDIYKKITKEHTDPKHLMYYSFDTSRNFEDISEVMSAFVNATSGKSFLYLDEVSFVDGWQRAVKSFLDSKESSNSILYITGSSSINLKKELMPGRDIKFIEFMPLSFREFLISFGSESLKQFLGKNKATDLKSAIELAERSMAYFEEIGSLFKIYLNTGGYPDAIFDYMTNGYVRDSIYDIHWNAFVSDISKAGKSIEIATAVVYGLVESYSSKVNLSRIAQMQGIKSHVTVREYLEMLDDLFTIKSIFPIAEKKYVFRKDRKVYFDDPFLYNLFAKKLNIIGKNAESKKVEGVIFNSLYRFANKGKQISEPKVKVGFYSGKKEVDFVVNGFGFEAKWQNDVSHRDFPNIDIRNKILLSKGTFKIDNDVDKAKILPASLFLATL; from the coding sequence ATGGACTTAAGCAGAATCGCAAACCAGAACCCTTGGTGGAATGATCGCTCTGCGATAGAAAAAGACGAAAAGGTAAAAACCGTCCTGGATACCAAAGGCAGAATAGACGTGCAGCTCAAAGAGGAAAATCAGGTGCTGGTTGGCCCAAGGCAGCTTGGAAAAACCACAGCGTTGAAATATGATATTTACAAGAAGATAACAAAGGAACATACCGACCCAAAACACTTAATGTACTATTCATTTGATACATCAAGGAACTTTGAGGATATATCCGAAGTGATGAGCGCTTTTGTAAACGCAACCAGCGGCAAGTCCTTCCTTTATCTGGATGAAGTCAGCTTCGTTGATGGATGGCAGAGAGCGGTAAAGTCCTTCCTTGACTCGAAGGAATCCTCAAACTCAATATTGTACATAACAGGATCTTCTTCAATAAATCTCAAAAAGGAACTGATGCCGGGAAGGGATATAAAATTCATCGAATTTATGCCTCTTTCTTTCAGGGAATTTTTGATCAGCTTTGGAAGCGAAAGCCTTAAGCAATTTTTAGGGAAAAATAAGGCCACAGATTTAAAATCTGCAATTGAATTGGCCGAAAGATCAATGGCTTATTTCGAAGAAATAGGCAGCTTGTTTAAAATATACCTGAATACTGGCGGATACCCAGATGCGATATTTGATTATATGACAAATGGGTATGTCAGGGATTCCATATACGACATCCATTGGAATGCCTTTGTATCGGATATAAGCAAAGCGGGCAAAAGCATTGAGATAGCTACTGCCGTTGTATACGGATTAGTTGAAAGCTATTCATCAAAGGTGAATCTTTCCCGGATAGCACAGATGCAGGGCATAAAATCGCATGTAACTGTGAGGGAGTACCTTGAGATGCTTGATGATCTGTTCACTATAAAAAGCATTTTTCCAATTGCGGAAAAGAAATATGTATTCAGGAAGGACAGGAAGGTTTATTTCGATGATCCTTTTCTGTATAATTTGTTCGCAAAGAAGCTTAATATAATTGGCAAGAACGCAGAGTCAAAGAAGGTTGAAGGGGTCATTTTCAATAGCTTATACCGTTTTGCAAATAAGGGCAAACAGATATCGGAGCCGAAGGTTAAAGTTGGGTTTTATTCAGGTAAAAAGGAGGTCGACTTTGTAGTTAATGGGTTTGGATTTGAAGCAAAGTGGCAGAATGATGTTTCACACAGGGATTTTCCTAATATTGATATAAGGAATAAGATTCTTTTAAGCAAGGGAACCTTCAAAATAGATAATGATGTAGACAAAGCCAAAATCCTCCCTGCTTCTCTTTTTCTTGCAACTTTGTGA
- a CDS encoding plasma-membrane proton-efflux P-type ATPase, with protein MVADLKDLTSDELVKKLESDYEKGLSEDEEKKRLEQYGYNQFTEEKQNFVLLFLKKFYGPVQLLLWLIIVISFLLNHMHTFYIVIALLVFNAVVGFFEEYRADKSVDALKSRLSPTARVKRSGSWVMVPTNLIVPGDIVRIRLGDIVPADAKVIEGNSLEIDESILNGESLPKDKAKDDTLYEGSIVKRGEGTAIVFGTGYNTFYGRTAKLVQHAKPKSHLETAIMGIVKYLIAGDIAIILVMFGYGVFVLHTAITVLLPFLLVMFIASVPVALSAAFTVSMALGTQRLASKSILVTKLEAIEETSNMDVLCMDKTGTLTMNKITVKDTYPYKCGVGDILRYAYDSSREEDNDPIDNAVIDYCKSNKIKPDKQENFLPFDPSLKRTEAIIDENGKKYKVAKGAAHVIIAMSGNLSADDLDSYKKKLLEFANNGFRTIAVATNEDLESKDSSNWSFKGFVALYDPPRPDSKELIKELHSLGVGTKMITGDNIAVATQISNQLGIGNNIIDLTASEKEGNKKALEEMIEKANGFADVYPEDKYQIVKSLQNYKHIVGMTGDGVNDAPALKQAEVGIAVSNATDVAKSAAALVLTKNGIEVITNAIKESRRIFRRMVTYSMVKISKVFQIIGFIAIIYIALHYIAISPFLLVLLIFTNDIVNIAISTDNENYSSSPNAWNVRSIMSVSMIIGFLLIAQSLLLLPVEFDLLHLTVLQFETATFIMFDISDNFMVYNIRSKRPFWKSRPSNTLLLSSVFGIGLGLALALSGTFMAAIPLEMAGFIIAFAVIFLFVIDAAKYRLFKHLGV; from the coding sequence ATGGTCGCGGATTTGAAGGACCTCACTTCGGATGAGCTTGTAAAGAAGCTTGAATCTGATTATGAAAAAGGGCTTTCTGAAGATGAGGAGAAGAAAAGGCTGGAGCAGTATGGCTATAACCAGTTCACTGAGGAGAAGCAGAATTTTGTACTCCTTTTCCTGAAAAAGTTCTACGGCCCTGTCCAGCTCCTCCTTTGGCTTATAATAGTTATATCATTCCTCCTAAATCACATGCACACGTTCTACATCGTGATTGCGCTTCTTGTTTTCAATGCTGTGGTCGGGTTCTTTGAAGAGTACCGGGCGGACAAGTCGGTCGATGCACTGAAGAGCAGGCTTTCGCCAACGGCAAGGGTAAAGCGCTCCGGATCCTGGGTGATGGTGCCAACAAACCTCATAGTTCCCGGTGACATAGTAAGGATACGCCTCGGGGACATAGTGCCTGCGGATGCAAAGGTGATTGAAGGCAATTCCCTTGAAATAGACGAATCTATATTGAATGGCGAATCCCTCCCTAAGGACAAGGCCAAGGACGATACTTTATATGAAGGAAGCATAGTTAAGAGAGGGGAAGGTACTGCCATCGTATTTGGCACTGGGTACAATACATTTTATGGAAGGACTGCAAAGCTGGTCCAGCATGCAAAGCCCAAATCGCATTTGGAGACCGCTATAATGGGAATAGTGAAATACCTCATAGCAGGGGATATCGCAATAATACTTGTGATGTTCGGCTATGGGGTGTTTGTGCTGCATACTGCAATAACCGTGCTGCTTCCATTCCTCCTTGTCATGTTCATCGCATCCGTTCCTGTAGCGCTTTCTGCCGCATTTACAGTTTCGATGGCTCTTGGGACACAGAGGCTTGCTTCAAAATCGATATTGGTTACAAAGCTGGAGGCAATTGAAGAAACCTCAAATATGGATGTACTCTGCATGGACAAGACCGGCACCTTGACGATGAACAAGATAACCGTCAAGGACACTTACCCGTATAAATGCGGTGTTGGTGACATACTGAGGTATGCCTACGATTCGTCAAGGGAAGAAGACAACGACCCCATAGACAATGCGGTTATTGACTACTGCAAATCGAATAAGATAAAGCCCGACAAGCAGGAGAATTTCCTACCTTTTGACCCATCATTGAAAAGGACCGAAGCGATAATAGACGAAAATGGCAAAAAGTACAAGGTGGCGAAAGGGGCAGCCCATGTTATAATCGCGATGAGCGGCAACCTTTCCGCTGATGACCTTGATTCATACAAGAAAAAGCTGCTTGAATTTGCAAATAATGGATTTAGGACTATTGCAGTTGCGACCAATGAGGACCTTGAAAGCAAGGACAGCAGCAACTGGTCTTTCAAAGGCTTCGTGGCACTTTACGATCCACCAAGGCCTGATTCAAAAGAGCTGATAAAAGAGCTTCACTCCCTTGGGGTTGGAACTAAGATGATAACCGGGGACAACATAGCGGTGGCTACACAGATATCAAACCAGCTAGGCATAGGCAATAACATAATTGACCTCACCGCATCCGAGAAGGAAGGCAACAAAAAGGCTCTTGAAGAGATGATAGAGAAGGCGAACGGATTCGCAGATGTATACCCTGAAGACAAATACCAGATTGTAAAGTCATTGCAGAATTACAAGCATATAGTTGGAATGACTGGTGACGGGGTCAATGATGCACCCGCATTGAAGCAGGCGGAAGTTGGCATTGCCGTTTCCAACGCTACCGACGTGGCGAAGAGCGCTGCCGCTTTGGTACTGACCAAAAACGGCATTGAGGTAATAACCAACGCGATAAAGGAGAGCAGAAGGATATTCAGGAGGATGGTAACGTATTCTATGGTAAAGATAAGCAAGGTATTCCAGATAATAGGGTTCATAGCCATAATCTATATCGCCTTGCATTACATAGCGATATCTCCATTCCTCCTTGTGCTGCTCATATTCACAAATGATATAGTCAACATAGCAATATCGACGGACAATGAGAATTACTCGTCAAGCCCGAATGCATGGAACGTTCGCTCCATAATGTCGGTATCGATGATAATAGGGTTCCTGCTTATAGCGCAATCTCTGTTGCTCCTGCCTGTGGAATTTGACCTGCTGCACCTCACGGTCCTTCAGTTTGAGACAGCGACATTCATAATGTTCGACATATCCGACAACTTCATGGTCTACAATATAAGGTCAAAGCGTCCGTTCTGGAAAAGCAGGCCGAGCAACACATTATTGTTGTCGTCAGTATTTGGAATCGGCTTGGGCCTTGCCCTGGCCCTTTCCGGGACGTTCATGGCGGCCATACCCTTGGAAATGGCGGGATTCATAATAGCATTCGCGGTCATATTCCTATTCGTGATAGATGCGGCGAAGTACAGGCTTTTTAAGCATTTGGGGGTATAA
- a CDS encoding ammonium transporter, protein MVLEIVPNLVNNLWVVVAALLVFIMTIAVGFLEIGELGKHYSRALVKTIIITVSAIFIMAIIGFNTAFAPTVYGVIGNPFYGPGLLLGEFSSNAQGLLTGVWWSMGPKYFNTGLATGSYFLFEAAFASVTFALVSVIVLKKVKMKALALFSIAYFILIWNLPAAWIWNPTGWLYLMGMRDFAGGLVVHAAAGAAGLAIVLEIWLEEKKRGFKQSPKVGIKLNKSWLALGILLLWMGWFGFNPGSVLAFNSSALTVVLTTFLAASSAAVSTMGFKWLKDRAKPDIAYGVNGILMGLIIITPLAGFVSPGSAIVLGLIGGPLFLAAERYFSKAKGFTDPVGLFPGHLVGGIFGVLMIAFFTQHSFAAASGNGILPNGLLFGGGLSALHQLGIEAFGIIVVFAAVFLLSFAFIWLIAKCIGGITDSAYYKEIKSAKAGHRN, encoded by the coding sequence ATGGTTTTGGAAATCGTGCCTAATTTAGTAAACAACCTTTGGGTAGTTGTTGCCGCGCTGCTTGTTTTCATCATGACTATTGCAGTAGGGTTTCTTGAGATAGGGGAACTTGGAAAGCATTACAGCAGGGCCTTGGTAAAGACTATAATAATAACGGTATCAGCGATATTCATAATGGCTATCATAGGGTTCAATACCGCGTTTGCTCCTACAGTATATGGAGTAATAGGAAATCCGTTTTACGGGCCTGGGCTGCTTTTAGGCGAATTCTCATCCAACGCACAAGGTTTGTTGACTGGCGTTTGGTGGTCGATGGGTCCAAAATATTTCAACACGGGGTTGGCTACAGGCTCGTACTTTTTGTTTGAGGCGGCATTCGCATCGGTCACCTTTGCATTGGTGAGCGTAATCGTCTTGAAGAAGGTCAAGATGAAGGCATTGGCTCTATTCTCGATAGCTTATTTTATATTGATATGGAACTTGCCAGCAGCCTGGATCTGGAACCCTACAGGGTGGCTGTATCTTATGGGCATGAGGGACTTCGCAGGTGGGCTTGTGGTGCATGCCGCCGCAGGAGCGGCAGGGCTTGCCATAGTTCTGGAGATATGGCTTGAAGAAAAGAAGAGAGGGTTCAAGCAGAGCCCGAAGGTCGGCATAAAGCTCAATAAGAGCTGGCTGGCCTTGGGAATACTTCTGCTTTGGATGGGATGGTTCGGATTCAACCCTGGAAGCGTCCTTGCTTTCAACTCCAGCGCATTGACCGTCGTGCTTACAACTTTCCTTGCTGCGTCTTCGGCTGCAGTTTCTACTATGGGATTCAAATGGCTAAAAGACAGGGCTAAGCCGGATATAGCCTATGGAGTTAATGGGATATTGATGGGGCTGATAATTATAACTCCGCTTGCGGGGTTTGTGAGTCCTGGAAGCGCAATAGTCCTTGGGCTTATCGGAGGGCCTTTGTTCCTTGCTGCAGAGCGGTATTTTTCAAAGGCTAAAGGGTTTACGGATCCTGTAGGCCTGTTCCCGGGGCACTTGGTTGGGGGTATTTTTGGAGTGCTGATGATTGCGTTCTTTACGCAGCATTCGTTTGCCGCAGCTTCTGGTAATGGCATACTTCCCAATGGGCTATTATTTGGCGGAGGGCTGAGCGCATTGCACCAGCTTGGGATTGAGGCTTTTGGGATAATAGTAGTGTTTGCGGCAGTGTTCCTGCTATCGTTTGCTTTCATATGGCTGATAGCAAAATGCATAGGTGGAATAACCGATTCCGCCTATTACAAGGAGATCAAAAGCGCTAAGGCAGGTCACAGGAATTAG
- the uppS gene encoding polyprenyl diphosphate synthase, which produces MQNNYLPRSVAIIPDGNRRWAKSHKLQLMRGYDIGINKAISVSLWLNKLGIKELSIWALSTENVKNRSKDELKLLYSLYKRTSTDPKVISKFNKNNAKVVLVGDLKILPADVRRDLRSLEKATSKNNDLRINLMIGYGGQEELVHAVKRLLADRIKRRIKTINESIFRTYLRSACLIDPDLIIRTSGEMRLSGFLPWQSAYSELYFVNKYWPDFNEKDLKEAIEEYSRRSRRYGK; this is translated from the coding sequence ATGCAGAATAATTATCTTCCTCGCAGTGTGGCCATAATACCAGACGGCAATAGGAGGTGGGCAAAGTCCCATAAGCTACAATTGATGCGTGGTTATGACATAGGTATAAACAAGGCTATAAGCGTAAGCCTTTGGCTGAATAAGCTTGGGATAAAGGAGCTTTCAATATGGGCACTTTCAACTGAAAATGTGAAGAACAGGAGCAAAGACGAGCTTAAGCTTCTTTACAGCCTTTACAAGAGAACTTCCACCGATCCTAAAGTCATAAGCAAGTTCAACAAGAATAATGCAAAGGTCGTATTGGTCGGGGACCTTAAAATACTTCCTGCGGACGTAAGGCGTGACCTAAGGTCATTGGAAAAAGCAACCTCGAAGAATAACGACCTAAGGATAAACCTCATGATAGGTTATGGGGGGCAGGAGGAACTAGTGCATGCAGTCAAAAGGCTGCTGGCAGATAGGATAAAAAGAAGGATAAAGACGATAAATGAATCGATATTTAGGACTTACCTTAGATCCGCATGCCTTATAGACCCTGATCTTATAATAAGGACATCTGGAGAGATGAGGCTTTCCGGATTTCTTCCATGGCAATCCGCATACTCGGAGCTTTATTTTGTAAACAAGTACTGGCCAGACTTCAACGAAAAGGACCTCAAGGAGGCAATCGAGGAGTATTCAAGGAGGAGCAGGCGTTACGGCAAGTGA